A genome region from Tursiops truncatus isolate mTurTru1 chromosome 15, mTurTru1.mat.Y, whole genome shotgun sequence includes the following:
- the AHCY gene encoding adenosylhomocysteinase — protein sequence MSDKLPYKVADIGLAAWGRKALDLAENEMPGLMRMREMYSASKPLKGARIAGCLHMTVETAVLIETLVALGAEVRWSSCNIFSTQDHAAAAIAKAGIPVYAWKGETDEEYLWCIEQTLYFKDGPLNMILDDGGDLTNLIHTKYPQLLSGIRGISEETTTGVHNLYKMMASGILKVPAINVNDSVTKSKFDNLYGCRESLIDGIKRATDVMIAGKVAVVAGYGDVGKGCAQALRGFGARVIITEIDPINALQAAMEGYEVTIMDEACQEGNIFVTTTGCIDIILGRHFEQMKDDAIVCNIGHFDVEIDVKWLNENAVEKVNIKPQVDRYLLKNGRRIIILAEGRLVNLGCAMGHPSFVMSNSFTNQVLAQIELWTHPDKYPVGVHFLPKKLDEAVAEAHLGKLNVKLTKLTEKQAQYLGMSCDGPFKPDHYRY from the exons ATGTCGGACAAGCTGCCTTACAAAGTCG CTGACATCGGCCTGGCCGCCTGGGGGCGCAAGGCCCTGGACCTCGCAGAGAATGAGATGCCGGGCCTGATGCGCATGCGGGAGATGTACTCGGCCTCCAAACCACTGAAGGGCGCCCGCATTGCCGGCTGCCTGCACATGACCGTGGAGACAGCTGTCCTCATTGAGACCCTCGTTGCCCTGGGTGCTGAG GTGCGGTGGTCCAGCTGCAATATCTTCTCCACCCAGGACCATGCAGCAGCTGCCATTGCCAAGGCTGGCATTCCAG TGTACGCCTGGAAGGGTGAAACAGACGAGGAATATCTGTGGTGCATTGAGCAGACGCTGTACTTCAAGGACGGGCCCCTCAACATGATTCTGGACGATGGTGGTGACCTCACCAACCTCATCCACACCAAGTACCCACAGCTCCTGTCAG GCATCCGAGGCATCTCCGAAGAGACCACAACGGGGGTCCACAACCTGTACAAGATGATGGCCAGCGGGATCCTGAAGGTGCCTGCCATCAATGTCAACGACTCTGTCACCAAG AGCAAGTTTGACAACCTCTATGGCTGCCGGGAGTCCCTCATAGATGGCATCAAGCGGGCCACAGACGTGATGATTGCGGGCAAGGTGGCGGTGGTAGCGGGCTATGGCGACGTGGGCAAGGGCTGTGCCCAGGCCCTCAGGGGCTTCGGGGCCCGTGTCATCATCACGGAGATCGACCCCATCAATGCGCTTCAGGCTGCCATGGAGG GCTATGAGGTGACCATCATGGATGAGGCCTGTCAGGAGGGCAACATCTTTGTCACCACCACGGGCTGTATCGACATCATCCTCGGCCG GCACTTTGAACAGATGAAAGATGACGCCATTGTGTGTAACATCGGACACTTTGACGTGGAGATTGACGTCAAGTGGCTGAACGAGAACGCTGTGGAGAAGGTGAACATCAAGCCCCAG GTGGACCGCTACTTGTTGAAGAATGGGCGCCGCATCATCATTCTGGCCGAGGGCCGGCTGGTCAACCTGGGCTGCGCCATGGGCCACCCCAGCTTCGTGATGAGCAACTCCTTCACCAACCAGGTGCTGGCGCAGATTGAGCTGTGGACCCACCCAGACAAGTATCCCGTTGGGGTCCACTTCCTGCCCAAGAAG